The segment tagaattttggaaaattctaagaaaaatcAAAGTTCAAATTAATATTgtaacagatggtaactagagttattgtggtgatcattttgtagtgTATAAAAATGCTGAATCATGATCCTGTACACCTAAAACATATAATATTGCAAGTCAATttgacttcaatttaaaaaaaatggcctAGCAATATTCATAGCAGAAAAGTGGAATTCAAGCCTTGTCttcaacaaaacaaagaaaatcattttatatgAATAAGAGGTAAAAGATGAATGAAGAAATATTAAAGCTTGTCATGTTGTAGAACAATTATAAATTACTATGAAGTTGAACTAAGTCAGTACAAAAAGAGTACCTTACTGTGTTGTCAGTTAACAATTTTTTAGGATATCTGTCCTCGATGGCTCTGTTTACTGAAGCAGGGTGATGAAGACATTGCCACAAATCCCATTTTAGACAGTATCTATTAGTTTCTTAGAGCTGGTGTTTAACTTCTACTTGCTGAGCCAACAGCTAaaatgatacagagaaaaaagGGCTTTTGTtggcttctttcttttattaGGAGATCCTGGCTCTCAAATAGAAAAATAGCAAGAGACAGATGGAGAAAACTTGTCTCTTAGCTCAGATGGCTGCAAAAGTATATTGTGCATGTACTACAGCTTTTCCTCCTTGACCCAAATTCCTATTTATGGTAAAGAAGAGTTTTAACAAGGCTACTAACTAAAGCTGGAAATCACCATCTTTGACCTGCCCTGTGTCCTAATTTTTGGCactttttatgaaagtgaaagtcactcagtcatgtccaactctttgtgaccccatggactataacatccatggaattctccaggccagaatactgtaatgggtagcctttcccttctccaggggattcttcccaacccagggattgaacccaggtttccagcattgcagatggattctttaccagctgagccacaaggaaagcccaagaatactggagggggtagcctatcccttcctcagcggatcttcctgacccagtaatcgaactggggtctcctgcattgcaggcggattctttaccaactgagctatcagggaagctctctgACTTGAAGCAAtttctgaacatttaaaaaaaaaattgacttctaAGGCAGTAAGCATAACAGCAAATGCTGTTATGTATGAAGCATTTATTGTGACCATCACTTAACATTCATTATCTCAATAAATTCTACTCCGTCTCCTTTCCAGTTCTAGAGCCTTAAGAAAAAATACCTTCATATTTCTAAATGTAGCATTGAATTTTATTGTCACTCTGAGCATGTTGATTCTAAAATCCAACTTTTTTCCCTACACAGAAGTCAGCTATATATATTAGCTGCATTTCcttaatgtattttattcaatttgttcATCTGCCACTTGCCTGTATCAAATTTCCACTTGTGCATGTGGAGGACTAGCCTCAGGAAAGCTGTGCTAGTGACTGAGGCTATTTACTATAGAAAAagattatttacatatttctcaCAGTCTCTCTCTATAGTATACATCAGGTATATCATTAAGATGGTGAGGCAGGTATCTTCCAAACTAGCAGCTTCCATCAAATGCCAAAGGGAGATCAAGTATAAAAAGAGTTTTGTGTTCATTCAGAAAGACCAACAGATGGGTGAGTTGAAATGAACTATAAGCTATACATCCCAGGTGGTgggctcattggagaagactttgactGGAAATTCAGTGATTGGAAGGGATGATATGATGCTTCAAATCagaactatgctatgctatgctatgctaagtcacttcagtcgtgtctgactctgtgtgaccccatagacggcagcctaccaggctcccctgtccctgggattctccaggtaagaacactggagtgggttgccatttccttatccaatgcatgaaagtgaaaagtgaaagtgaagtcactcagtcgtgtccgaatcttagcgaccccatggactgcagcctaccaggctcctccgtccatgggattttccaggcaagagtactggagtggggtgccattgccttctccatcaaatcAGAACTAGACAACCTAAATTTTCAATATTTGATATTTAGCTAAAATATGTATAGTAACAGccatcacactttttattgtgaCCATAATTTTACTTATACAGTTGAACTGGCTATGGTGGGTAAATACAGTTGAACTGACTATGGTGGGTAAGATTGTGTGTAATCAGGGCAAAGAAAgttgataaagaaagaaaaatagtggaAGGAAGGTGCATTGCAGGGGTGTTATATTTGAATGGGAATTCCCCCTTCACTCGTGGTCGGAATCAGTGTAAACCCACCTCAAAATTAAGGTAAGAATAAGAGTATGTGAGGAGTCTTTGATGTTTTAACAGTGGCTCTTGAATGAGCAGACGTTAATCAGAATTCaaagtaagaaaaaggaaaatgtcatcaaagaaaaagagaaagaaacaacagATTTCCTTTCAAATTTTTATCTATAATACAACTTGGTAGTCTCATGaatgtcttccttcctttcctgatTAAAAACTCCTCTGTTCCTGCCTCACCGTTCTAAGTTCAATTCACCCAGggcccttctctccctgccttggGTCACTGTGGATTCTACCTGAGACTACATGCTGATTTTTCCTTTCACTGAAAATACAGGAATTCGTCAATCTTAATTAcccttaatgaaaataaatatcgATTACTTACAAAAGTTTTATCTCCTTTGAAGTGATATGAAGCTCATTAGCTTCTAtcatttctttatctgaaaaataatgcaaaGCAGAGAAGTGTCAGCTCAAAATTTCCTGATGGGATTTTTGAACAATTGTATGCTGGATAGATGTGATTCTACCAGGAAGAATGATTttgtaaaaaattatatattatttgatcTATTACCTTgtttataatatgaaatatatttataaataaaaatccaaagGAACATTCACAGCCCTCCTTCTGTAGCAATAATACACACAGTGGACATTGCAGCAGGCAGTTGAGGGGCTACCACTTGTGCCCTCTTAAAGATCCTAGATGAAGAATTTGGGGGGTCCTGGCGACACTCTGCCACACTTTGAGCCTCACAAAGGATTCTCTTTAGctgcaaaaaaagaataaaatgccaagAAACTCTCCGTTTTAATATGTATACCTTTCTGGTCACACACTGTCCCTAGAGGCCATCCCTCAGGAGCAGCAGGGACAATCAGAGCACATCATTCAATCCCCAAGTGTGTTTCACTTTCAGTGTTGAGCTCAGAGCTGAAAAGGCCTTCCTGAGTCCATCTGTGAGACTGTCACCTAGTAATGGCCCCTCTAGTTTACTGCTCTTCTGACACCCACAGACAGGCTCTGGATTTAAAGCCAGCTCCATATTGGATATCACCAGTTGCTTTAAGGCTCCTAGAGCTCCCTTGTTAGCATATGTGTTTCTTCAAACGATGTTGAAAGTTCACTTTAACAAATTCCCAAATCCTGAGTATCTTCTTGTGGGagcatgttcagtcgctcagtggtgtctgactctttgtgaccctgtggactatagcctgccagtctcctctgtctgtgggattttcccagcaagaatactggagtgggttgctatatcctcttccaggggatgttttcgacccagggatggaacctgtgtcttgcatctcctgcattggcaggcagattctttaccactgagccactgaggaagcccaagaatcttCCCCATGACCCACTAAAGTAACCTCCCTGCCTATCTTTATCAGTCTATACAGCAGTGTTAAAAGTTGGTCTGCATTCCATGAGTAGACTCCCAGTGGCAGGGACTGATTCACACTGGAACTGTCCAGTAGCTTTCAATCCTCATGAGTATAAGAAAACCTAGGGTCTCACTTAACATTCAGAGCCTCCTATCATACCCTCAACCTCAAggattttatgttttcttaggtTTAAATTGTCTTCTCCTGTCTCAATGGATATAAACACTCTACCTGgttttttattatgtttaggtGATAGTGTTTAGTACCTGCTATTTGCTGATTACTATGCCAGCAGATTTCATGTGCATTACctaatatatatgcatgcatgctcagtcaataagtcatatccgactttgtgaccctcatggactgtacctggccgggttcctctatccatggaattccccaggcaagaatactggagtggattgtcatttcctcctctggggtatcttcccaacccaggaattgaacctgggtctcctgcattgcaggcggattctttaccactgagcttgtAATGCTCATTAAACTCTTGAATACTGCCTCATCCTTTTAAAATGATTGAACAGAAGCCCACAGAGGCTAAGAGTTTATATTTGGCTCTAACTCAACTTGGTTTATCTTTTTCTACAAATAGGGTGCCTAGAGTGAAAAATTATATCTAATCCGCCCATGGCTTCTATCTGTTATTCTTTCCTGGTCATTGTTATGCCTTTCTATTCCTCTGGGAAAATTCTATTAATCTTGTTATTTTGGCTTCTTGTCTTCCTCAACTAGTTTTACTTCAAACACTATATTTGAGAAGGTTGTTCAGAATCTGGTTTATGGCTTAACATCTTATTTTATCTTGATACAACaaatttctctgaaaaatgaTTGCTAGTGTGAACAAAGATTTGTTTAAAATAGTTATTGCCCATAAGCAGCTTTCAAGGTAATGAGCTACTTTGGCAAAAGTTCCAGCAAAAATCCCATTCAAGGGCAgaactttaattcttttttattctttgctgTGTAAGTAGACACAGAGTAGTCTTGACAATGAGGTGCATTTGAGTTCTTGGTaatactattcttgcctgaaaactcccaaggacagagaagcctagcaggctataatccaaagtgtcgcaaagagttgaacacaactgagtatgAACACGCAATGCCTCCTAGCAAGGCAGGAGTCAGACCAGATTCAGATGTTCCTTCTGTTAGACTCTCTATTCCTTGTGCTAGACTTCATCTTTCTTCTCCAAGCTTTAGTTATTTTAGCACAGAGATATCAGGTGTCCAAAACCAGCCAGAAGGTCTCTAATCCAAGCTGACAAAGGCAGCAATATTGAAAGTAGCCCAACACTCTGATGTTCACTAGTTCCAGCAGAAAGCAACCTGGGGAAAAATAATTCTGAGTTAGTAGTAACCAGGTCCTTTTACTGTAGCCCTGCTTCCTGTTGCTTTTTCTAGTAATGACTTAAGGTCACTCTAATTTTCCATTTTGGAAGCACCAGTGATGTATCTGCAAGTCATAGACCCACTGATACTTTCACATTGTGTTTGCAGGCTCATCTTTAATCTCCCTCAATGACTTGCTTATAAaaacttcttttcattctttgttgCTTTGATGGTGAGtctaaccttttaaaatattttgttattgatAATGTTTATTGTTAGTAGTTCGTTAGCATGTAACCTTCCAAATCAGTTCTTTCCCTTTTTAACTTCAGAAATACCTCAGAAACCAGTCTTCTCGGATATGTCAATTGCCCCAAGAAAGAAAGCCATcctgaaaaaaattgaatttttctaGATGTTTCAGTTTCAGACAAATCTCTCAAATGTGAGTTTGAcgtcatatatttttctttcactcttcATGATTATTACAtttgctctcttttcttttcatcctacgatttgctttctctgtgttttcttcctAGAATTGGTGCCATGGCAACCGAGCCTCTGTGATGTTGACAATGAGTTCACTGCAGCTCTTGTTCTTCTTGATCTGTCCATGGGTAGCAGAGCTTATATGGTGAAGCTCTAGGGGTATGAAAACTGTGTCCAGTTTGGATAATCCAGGACATTCTAAACTTTAGTCAAATAGGACATTTTTCTGCTGAAGAGAAATTGTCCTTTGGGCCTGAAAATCATGGCTTAAGATAGGAATACCCAAGGAAAACGAGGTGCTGATTGTTTCTGGATTCAAactctgggaaaaaaaatcagcactGGGCTTGAATGTCATTGTCAGGAAGTGGTGTATCCTGGCAAATTGTACCGTCCCAGGCACTCTTTGTTCCAGGCAGGATATTGTGGAAGGTATGGCAGCTAAGCCCCAAGGGCTATGTTGAACCAGTTTCAGCTTTGGGCAATATAGCCCAGGATGCCAGGTCCCTCTCTTTGCACAGCCTTCCCCAGGCCATACATAAAGACTCTTAGTGTTGCTGTGTTCCTTGTGAATTTGGGCAGAAGAGGGAAGTGGCCAAATACATATACTTATCACTTTATACTTGACTTTAGATCGATGATATCCAAACTGTTGGAAATGAGATAGGTAGTGCTTAATTTCACCACTCTGCTTCTTTTGTTCTCACTAAACATGCCCTGTACATTGAATAATGAATTTTCAAATGAAAGCGAATTTAACTAATTTAATTCTGAGAATTTTCTGGTCTTTTGAGAGTCTCCCAAGCAACTTTGATATGACTGTTAATCTCAGACAAGAggtggcatccctgactcagaaGAAGTTGGgcagaaatagaatttttttttttttacaatacatttttaaatatcagctttattttttcctcattgatACAGAACATAGCTTACTGTAACATCAAGTcttagtgggggaaaaaaagaaaatcagaaagcaaAACCAGCCCCAAACAAAGATAACACACAACCATGACATAATTTGGCAACAGTCTAGGCTTAGAAATTTAAGAAGCTTGGAAGAGGAATAAAATATTCCTCTTTTGTTAGCTGTGTCCTTGGACTTAAAAGACTATTTGGTATAAAGACTTTTTGTTATAAGCTGATGGTTGTACTATTTAAGAGTACAGGGAGATACAAAGAGGAGCCTAGTTCATCAAGAGAGACACATTACTGATTAAGAGAGAAGAGCTCATGTACACTTGGCAAGACCAAGAAGTTTTTGTCTGTAAACTGTGTTTATATGATGGCTAATGACATATACTTATTCCTTTCATTCATAAATATAGAGGCAGAGCTATTATGGCCTCATCTACTCTTGTACAACTCATACATTGTGGACATTAGAATAAGTGTGCAGAATGATAAAGGTGCTCCGGTTGAGGAAGCCTCCTACTGAGCCATGGCTGTACCAGATCTGCAGCCTGCACCTGTGCCCAACAAAGCTTCCAGAAAGTTCTGTCGGTGCTTGAAAGGCACAAAGGAAAGAGAACCTTTCCTCACTGTTACCCTCCTCTTTAAGGAATGGAGTTCTTACAAAATACAAGGTGACAGGTAAAAAACAGATCTATGTTTCTATCCTGCTCTTTGTCGTATTGTTTCTAGAAGACTGGTAAACTCCTGCCTTTCTTAGAGAAATGAGCATCCTATAGGTATGCAACTTAAAAATTCAAGCGTTTACAAGTTTTCTGGCATGAGGTCTTTTGAAaggttataaaatatatacttagaTGCTTGACTCCAGGGGTTTTAAGACAGAAgggtttaataaaaaaaaaaaagtatactatATTAATGATCTGAGTGTGAGCAATGGCAAGGCTACAATAGTTAGAAATTATCAAGAGAAACAAGAGGAACTAGATACTTTTGTGGAGGATAAAGAATCTCAATGTATGTGGAAcattaagaaaaaggaattaaTGAAGTAGTTacttttaaatctttcattttgaGGCATGTGGGTCCAATTTATTATTGTCTAGTTTCACAGTATGTATTTGCCAGTTTGTGACCTGTGTAAGGGCTTCCCATTTTGGCTTTAGAAATCTGAGGAAACGAAGGGAAAACATTCCTTTCTGCCTGTCCTTATTACTTCATCTTCTGCTAAGCCTTATCCGTTGTATATGACTACATCTACCAACATCTATCATCAAAATCTATGCCAGAGCTATGATTAATCCAGCTATAACTGATGAGTGTTTTCCGGTTGTATTTCTCAAGGCAAATGTTTCTGATatataataccatatattaaaAGCCATATAAAtagaaagatggggaaacaaaaacACAGACTATGTAAGTGATAGAAGAGTTTGTGCAGCACtagaagcaaaacaaaagttCACCTCAGTCAGAGGTGTGGGGGTAATTTCTCTTGCTGAGGCTCAGGTTTCCCTTTGATGGGTCTCTAATGGTTCATCTAAGTTCAAGTGGAGGagtatctttcttcttttaaccAAACATGCCCAGGTAGAGCTGCTTCTCTTTCCCATGGTAGCTGCTGAGTTCCAACTGTGTCCGCTGAAGGTACCTCCGGACGTTGGCGTCTTTTGGCTTCCTATTGACAGCAGCCATGAGGTAGTGCCGGGCCTGGTCATAGTCCTGCAGGTGGAAAAAGGCCACTCCAGCCCGATACAAGGCCTTGGCATTATCAGGCTGCCGCTCCAGGACTTTCTGGCTGTATTCTTTCACCCGTTCATAGTTTACTGGTTCCATCTGAAGGAGACAGGCAGCCAGGTTGTTGTAGCAATCTGTCTGGGTGGTGTGAAGTAGGTTTTCTTGTTCAGGTGTGAGGGCCGAGCCCTGAGGTCCCAGATTAGGTATCGGGGAGGGCAGACTTGGATTCAGACCCCACAGCTGCAGCAGAGCTCGATGGTACCCACTTACAGCATCCCGGTACTTCCCTTCCCGGTAACACTGGTTCCCTTTCTCCTTGTACAGCTGAGCCTCCTGCAGGCGTTTCTCCATAACTCTGTCGCCCAGTGCTCTTGAGGAACTGGGACGTGAAAGAACAACCGAAGCTCTAGGAATAGGAGCGAAGCAACGAATTTTGGCAGCTGACTTAAAAAAGCCAGGAaattctccttctccaggaggcctCTCAGGGAATGACTGCTTGATTCTACTACagccccttcctttcttctctgcagtTACTTTTTAATCTCTGGAAGTGCAAGCATCTGATCAGGAAGTAGATGTGGGAACAGCAAAGCCTGAGATTAATTGATTTCTCAAAGCGGCGACTCCCGGGTGAGAAAAAACCATGAAAACTATAACGCAGTAACTAAGGAATCGTGGCCGGCGTCtcgaaataaaattttaataggcCTGGAAGCAGGCACCTGGCAGTGGCTCAAAGACACCCGATTACATGAAAAATGCCTGTTACACCCATAACTTTCCTCGCTCCCTCCACTGCTCCACACACAT is part of the Bos indicus x Bos taurus breed Angus x Brahman F1 hybrid chromosome 10, Bos_hybrid_MaternalHap_v2.0, whole genome shotgun sequence genome and harbors:
- the LOC113900028 gene encoding tetratricopeptide repeat protein 9C-like: MEKRLQEAQLYKEKGNQCYREGKYRDAVSGYHRALLQLWGLNPSLPSPIPNLGPQGSALTPEQENLLHTTQTDCYNNLAACLLQMEPVNYERVKEYSQKVLERQPDNAKALYRAGVAFFHLQDYDQARHYLMAAVNRKPKDANVRRYLQRTQLELSSYHGKEKQLYLGMFG